The Engystomops pustulosus chromosome 2, aEngPut4.maternal, whole genome shotgun sequence genomic interval AGAGTTACGCCATCTACGTCTACAAGGTGCTCAAGCAGGTGCACCCCGACACCGGCATCTCCTCCAAGGCCATGGGCATCATGAACTCCTTCGTCAACGACATCTTCGAGCGCATCGCAGGGGAAGCCTCCCGCCTGGCTCACTACAACAAGCGCTCCACCATCACCTCCCGGGAGATCCAGACCGCCGTCCGCCTGCTGCTGCCCGGAGAGCTGGCCAAGCACGCCGTGTCCGAGGGCACCAAGGCCGTCACCAAGTACACCAGCGCCAAGTAAGCGGCCTCCCGCCTGCCTACCCGGCACCTCCAACACCccaaaggctcttctaagagccacccaccctCTCCACAACAGAGCTCGCCTTTCTATCTCACTCCATGTGGCCGTCACTCCTGCTCACCCCATCCCGGGTACATTCCGGGGGCCGGTGATACAGGGACATATGGGGCGGAATGTTCTAACTTTCCCCGAGTGCAATCATGTACACAGCGCCATAGTGATGACACCTAAGTGAATCTAAGCGATATTACATGGTTATTAGGACAAACATGAAGGAATAGGGAACTTCTGGTGTCCAAGCGGACGCTTGGATAAGACACTGGGAGGCTTCCTGGATAAAAAGCCGTGGCGGGGGGGCCTTAATGACAGGCAGGCGCGCGCCCGCTCGTGGCTTTTATTAGAGTAGATGCGGAGCCCTGTACAGGAAGCCCCGAGTGACTGTGTGCGTGTGTGACGCCCTGCGGTGTATCAGACGCTTCTTGCGGCCGTGCCCTATAACGCGTGACAAGGCTTACAACTCCGCAGATGCCCGGACAGTGCATAGACACTCAATGTTGTGGCAGTCGCATCGCCATCGCCGGTGTGCGGAGGAGGGGAAATTGAGCGGGAAATTTAAATGAGACTCGCGCGCACAGCCACCTGCACGCCCGCGATATCTCCATCAGCCGCGCTCCTGCcccctcctttaaaggaaacctaccagttagaatggcaggggtaagcagtaagtaccgagcagggtgagggtgagctggtgccggtacttactttcgttagtgtggttaaccgctgtatcgcggttttaacaccttTTAAActtgagcagaagaggcttcggcgctgcgtgcgcacgatcgtgcgcgcgcctacataggaaatgccggagacgttgcgccgaagcctcttctgctcttaagtttaaaaagtgttaatcacactaacgaaagtaccggcaccagctcaccctgagctggtgctcggtacttacccctgccattctaactggtaggctTCCGATTTCTCTCCGATCGGTGAGATGTTGTGCAGCAGCCGCGGCTTGTATGTATGTGACACTGCCCGGGCGCTTCTCCAATTAGCGGCCAGAATCCGCACTGCAGCGGCTCAAGCCCCATCACCGGGTAGCACGACGATAAGTTATGTTCCTGTAGCGCCATCACTTTCGCAGCGCCGTTTAAGTCACAGGAGACAACTGgagggaaagtgatgagtgacagtACAGACAGCGGTATGAAACAAGCATCAGAGTGCGAGCTCTTCtctaggaggaggtgggtggctctgaaaagagcctttgggTGTGAGATGGAGCCAGGTGGGTACGAGTCTTAACCTCCGAAGCCGTAGAGAGTGCGGCCCTGGCGCTTGAGCGCGTACACCACGTCCATGGCGGTGACGGTCTTCCTCTTGGCGTGCTCGGTGTAGGTGACAGCGTCCCGGATGACGTTCTCCAGGAACACCTTGAGGACGCCGCGGGTCTCCTCGTAGATGAGGCCGGAGATACGCTTGACGCCTCCTCTGCGAGCCAGGCGGCGGATGGCGGGCTTGGTGATTCCCTGAATGTTATCACGCAGcaccttcctgtgcctcttggcGCCTCCTTTTCCGAGCCCCTTTCCTCCTTTGCCGCGTCCAGACATGTTCTTTGTTGTGTGTGAGACAACGAATGTGGACGGGGCTGCCGAGGTCTCCTTTATATACACCATGAGAGGACCAGATAGAGGACTACTGGTGATGACGAAGGGGCGTGTCCTTGGTCTCTCCTCCCCCTTACCACCTATTGGCTGAATAGTGAACGTGTTATAATTTTGAATTCCCCGCTCTTTCTACAATCCCTGCTTCATCGATGTGTGCAGGGCGGCCCCCAACACAAAGACTCCCGGCCTCATGAGGGCGGCGGGCAATCCGAGGGGTGCAGATCTAGCTGTACATAGAGATGATATATAGAAAGGGCAGATCTAGATGTAAGTGGAGATGAAATATAGAAAGAGCAGATGTAGCTAGGACTGGAGCAACCGAGGAGCGCAGCAGTGGCTGTAACTGAGGAGGCAGGGAACCCATAGAGCTCGCACTGTGACCAGAGGGACAGAGCGGGGAGCGCAGCTGCGGGTGTGACCAGGGAGGCAGAACGGGGAGCTCGGCAGTGACTAGTTATTATATGTGAGGTTTAGGGTCTGTGCTGCGGCAGAACACGTTCTATACCGTTGTTATTAattgtatagcgccatcatattccgtagcgcctCGCTGGCCTCCTGCAGCGCCATGACGGCAGAGCTCTGGAAGCGCAGGTCGGTCTTGAAGTCCTGAGCGATCTCTCTGACCAGGCGCTGGAAGGGCAGCTTCCTGATGAGCAGCTCGGTGGACTTCTGGTAACGGCGGATCTCACGGAGAGCCACGGTGCCGGGGCGGTAGCGGTGAGGCTTCTTGACTCCGCCGGTGGCGGGCGCGCTCTTCCTGGCGGCCTTGGTAGCCAGCTGCTTGCGGGGCGCTTTGCCTCCGGTGGACTTGCGGGCGGTCTGCTTGGTTCTGGCCATGGTTCACAAATAGCGGTGATATGTGGAAACGGGAACTGAGCGCAATATTTATGCTCCCGCACTCGTCCCCATTGGCTCAGGGATAGCCCGCCCCATCGATTCCATTGGCTTGTTTATA includes:
- the LOC140119932 gene encoding histone H2B type 1-O — protein: MPDPAKSAPAPKKGSKKAVTKAQKKDGKKRKRSRKESYAIYVYKVLKQVHPDTGISSKAMGIMNSFVNDIFERIAGEASRLAHYNKRSTITSREIQTAVRLLLPGELAKHAVSEGTKAVTKYTSAK
- the LOC140116939 gene encoding histone H4, translated to MSGRGKGGKGLGKGGAKRHRKVLRDNIQGITKPAIRRLARRGGVKRISGLIYEETRGVLKVFLENVIRDAVTYTEHAKRKTVTAMDVVYALKRQGRTLYGFGG
- the LOC140119956 gene encoding histone H3-like, with product MARTKQTARKSTGGKAPRKQLATKAARKSAPATGGVKKPHRYRPGTVALREIRRYQKSTELLIRKLPFQRLVREIAQDFKTDLRFQSSAVMALQEASEALRNMMALYN